The following nucleotide sequence is from Synechococcus sp. KORDI-52.
CGATGGTGTCAACCGATTGCCCACCGGAGAGGAACGGTCCTGCAACCGGGTCGACCGCTTGGATCACCGCTTGGCCCTGGGCAGCCGACAACGTTGGTAGACGCAACAACAAGGACTGACCAGCATCCAGGAGCTGAACCCTGGGTGCTCCCAGGTTGGGGAGAGGTTGCCCCTCCTCCACAGGCAACTCCAAGGTGCGGATCACGTCGGAGACTGCAATTGCCTTGAGCTCGCCGCAGGAATCATCACAACGGCGCTCCAATTGAATCTGCGTGCCGCCCGTGAAATCCAGGCCCGGGCGCAGGGGAGCTCGAATGGAAGGATCCAGCCAGCTGAGCAGAAGTCCAAGCAAACTGACCGACACCACAAGGCCTGAAATCAACCAGACCCGGCGCCGCATGCTGCTGAGGGACCAGCGCAGATTGCGAACTTGGGCCGCTGTTGCCGATGACGATGATTCAGTCATGGTTCAAGCGGTAGGGGAAGGAAGCTGCCGAGCGGGCAGGAAATTGTTGGCACGACGCAGACCGGCGTACCCCATCAGGAAACGGAGCAGAGTGCGGGTGCAGGTGAGGGCGGTGAACAGACTCAGCAGAACACCGATGCCCAGGGTCGCCGCGAAGCCTTTGACCAGTCCGGTGCCAAGGAAGAAAAGAGCCGCGCAGCTGATCAGCGTGGTCAGGTGACCATCAACGATGGATGAAAACGCCTCGGAGAAGCCGGTATCAATCGAGCGGATCAAGGTGTTGCCTCGACGCAGCTCATCTTTGATCCGCTCGAAGATCAACACGTTGGCATCGACGGCCATGCCAATAGACAGGATGAATCCAGCGATCCCTGGCAGCGTCAGCGTGACAGGAATCAAGGCATACACCGCCAGATTGAACAGGGCATAGAGGCTGAGGGCCATCACAGCCACTGCTCCAGGCAGGCGATACGCCACCACCATGAAGACAGCCACCAGAGCCAGTCCAGAGAGGGCTGCCACAAGGCTGCGGCGAATGTTTTCTGCCCCCAGCGTGGGCCCGATGGTGCGAACCTCAATGATCTCGACAGGGAGTGGCAAGGAGCCACCACGGAGCTTGACCTCCAGCTCGCGGGCCGATTCGGCACTGAAATTGCCACTGATGGTGGCCGCTCCACCGGAGATGCCAGCGCTTTTGAACTGGGGGCCAACACTGGCGGCACTGATCAGCTGATCGTCCAAGGTGATGGCCAGCAACCGATCTGTTCCGGCAATCGACTTGGTGAGGTCAGCGAAAGCCTCAGCACCCTCAGCATCGAAATTGAGGGTCACCTCCCAGCTGTTTGGATTGTTCTGCAGCGGTTGGCGGCCTGCCGTCACCAGCTGCTTTCCCGTCAGCGCTGCCGGCTCGAGCATGGTGAGCAGATCGGAATCAACCTTGTTCAGAAGCTCTCGCAGCTGCTCCTCCTCTGAGTTGGCCTGCCCATCAAGACCCAGGGTCTCCTGGGTTGACTTGAGCTGATCCAGATCCAGAGGCTCCGGCGTTTCTCCGCGGCGGATCTGATCCTCGCGGAGCCTGAGGATCGCTTCCACCTGGGAACGGAGCTGCCTCAGACCACGGAACTCAGCTTCTGTGTCAGGTTTCTGGGCACGAAACTCCAGCAGGGCCGTATCGCCCAGAACCCGAGCGGCAGCGGTGGGATCCTGTTCGCCGGGGAGCTGCAACACCAGCTGCGATTCACCCACCGTCTGCAGAGTGGACTCCGCCACGCCCAGGCCGTTGACCCGGCGATCGAGCACAGCTTTCACCGCTTCCATTTCTTCGGAGCCGACACGGGTGATCTCCCCAGCCGGCATCACCTCAACGGTGAGCTGACTGCCGCCCCTCAGATCAAGGCCGAGCTCCAACGGCGTCCGAACCAAAAACATCCCGGCGGCGATCGCCAGGGCAAGAACAAGGGCAAACCAACCCTGATAACGCGCCATCAACGTCAGATTCCCTTGTTGACCAACGCCTGAGCCGCCTCGACGATCTGATGCGGCTGAATGATCGTGAGGTTCTCCAGGGAACCGTTGTAGGGAGTGGGGATGTCCTGACTGGAGAGACGCACAGGACGAGCATCCAGGTCGTCAAAGCACTGCTCGGTGATCAGGGCGATCAGCTCAGCACCGATGCCACCGGTCTTCATGCATTCCTCCACCACAATCACCTTGTTGGTCTTGCGGATGGAGCGGCTGATTGTCTCCATATCGAAGGGCTTGAGGCTGATCAGATCGATCAATTCAACGCTCACTCCCTCTGCCTGCAGTTGCTCCACGGCCTTGAGGCAGTGATGACGCATCCGTGAGTAGGTGAGGATCGTCACATCGGTGCCTTCCTTCACCAAGTCCGCCTGGTCGAGGGCACAGATGTAGTCGCCTTCGGGGAGCTCCTCACTGAGGTTGTAGAGCAGAACGTGCTCGAAGAAAAGAACGGGATTGTTGTCCCGAATTGCAGCCTTCATCAGGCCTTTGGCATTGGTGGGCGTGCTGCAGGCCACGATCTTGATGCCGGGGACGGCATGGAAGTAGGCCTCAAGCCGTTGGCTGTGCTCAGCGCCGAGCTGACGACCCACACCACCGGGACCGCGCACCACAGTGGGAATGGTGAAGTTGCCGCCGCTGGTGTAGCGGAGCATCCCCATGTTGTTGGAGATCTGGTTGAAGGCCAGGAGCAGGAAGCCCATGTTCATGCCCTCAACGATCGGACGCAAGCCGGTCATCGCGGCACCAACCGCCATTCCGGTGAAGCCGTTCTCAGCAATTGGAGTGTCGAGAACCCGGAGATCGCCGTATTTCTCCGCCAGATCCTTGGTGACCTTGTAACTGCCCCCGTAATGGCCCACGTCTTCTCCCATCACACAGACGTGGGGGTCTCTCCCCATCTCCTCGTCGATGGCTTCCCGGAGGGCGTTGAAGAGAAGTGTTCCTGCCACGGCGTCACAGTGATCCCGGCCAATCCGGGTGGTGAGGCCAAGCTATCTCAGTCAGCGCAGGGTCAACCCCCCGCCGCGAAGGTGAACAACAGCAAAACCGAAAGCAGCATGGCCGGAGACAGCAGCAACGCCAGCTGGCCGAGGTCGTGGGGCGTCATCCAAACCCAGGCAATGAGCGGACATTAGGCAGGGTTCTGATCGCGAGCCGTAAAGAGACTGCGAAGAAACACCAGGGTCAGGCCAAGGGCGACAAAACCGGTGCTGAACGTGGCCAGGAAGGACAAGCCCACCAGCAGGGTCTTCAGGGTGACGGCGATGTTTTGGGCAATCGGCGAGCTGTAGTGCGGGGGGTGAACAGCGAAATAGACCACCATCCGCCGGCTCAGGCCCAGGGCTAGCCAGGCCAAAAGCCCAGCCGTCAGCGCTCCGGAAAGGAAACTCAGCGGACCTTTACGCGGATCCCGTGGTTCGGGGCTCTCAGGTGGAAGGACATCAGTCATGCCTCGATCCTCACGCCATCCCCGCGGAGGGCGCAAGACCAGGCCTTCAGGCCGGCGCGGTCCAACTGGGGGGCGAACTGATCCTGCGCCTGGCGGCATGACGCCAGATCGGAGAACAGCGCAAAGCAACTGGGACCGGAGCCGCTCATGGCCACCGCCAGGCTATGCGGAATGCTCTTCAACAGATCGAGCGCCGAACGCACCGCAGCTGTTTGAGGAGCGACCACCTCCTGCAGGTCATTGCGCAAGGGAGGTGGCAGATCACTGCGCAAGGGGCGGAGCCAATCAGCGCTGCGCAAGGCTTGCCGGCGTTGTTCAAAAGCTGCCTCACCAGCGAGGTAGTGGGATTGATTGAGCTCGCGGCAACGCTTGTAAGCCCAGGGCGTTGAGACGCTCACCGTGGGGTCTTTGACCAAGAGCACCGCCAGGGATTGGAGCGTTGCTGGCAAGGCTTCCAGATGTTCGCCTCGGCCGAAACAGAGCTGACATCCTCCGGCCACACAGAAGGGCATGTCTGAACCGAGCTCAGCGGCCATGCACTCCAGCTCCGCGGGACTGTGGCCCAAGCCCCACAGGGCATTCAGACCCACCAGTGCCGCGGCGCCGTCGCTGGAGCCACCAGCCAGGCCAGCACCGATGGGGATGTGCTTCTCCAGATGAATCGACGCGCCCAATTCACTGAAACCGGAACGGTCCCGCAGTAAACGGGCTGCCCTGAGAATCAGGTTGTCATCGCCAACACTGAGGTTGGGGTCATCGCAACTGAGGCTGAGTTGAGCATCGGCGGTGTTTTCAAAGCTCAGCCGATCCGACAAGTCGATGCTCTGCATCACCATGGCCAGCTCGTGGAAACCGTCGGACCGCAGTCCCAGAACCTCGAGATGCAGGTTGACTTTGGCGGGAGCCGTCACCGAGATCATGGTGGTCGTTCAGTCGCCTTGATTCAAACCCCTGGCCAGGGCGACCCAGGTGGCGGGCGCGAGTTCCTGGGGGCGCTGCTGCAAGCTGAAGCCGGCGGTGACCGCCAAAGCCTGCAAGCAATCGGGTTCAGCCACACCCGCCAGGGAGTTGCGCAACATCTTGCGCCGCGCCAGAAACGCCTGCTTCAACAGCGATTCCACCCGTACGGCCAGAGCCGGCTCCACCCGCTCCGAGGCCGGCAAGGGCTCCAGGCAGATCACCTCCGACTGCACCTTCGGTGGGGGCTGAAAACAGCGCGGCGGCACCGGACACACCGAACGACAGCGGGCCAACAACTGCATCCGCACACTCAGGGCGCTGAAACTGCTGTGGCCGGGCCGGGCACGGATCCGCTGCGCGACTTCCTTCTGCACGAGCAAGACAAGCCGTTGGTAGGGCGGATCCACCGGCCGGTCCAGTCGACCCACCAACCGCTCCAGCAACGGGCCAGTGATGTTGTACGGGATGTTGGCCACCACCTTGTCGGCGATGCGGCCATCGCTCAATTCAAGTGGAGCTTCAAGAACATCCCCTTGATGGAGGCTGAATCCAGGCTGAGCCTCAAAACGCTCCTGCAGACCAGCCACCAGATCGCGGTCGAGCTCAATCGCATGCACCGCCTTCAGCCCCGCGGCCAGGAGCCGCTCGGTCAAGGCGCCGCGTCCGGGCCCAACCTCCAGCACCCGATCGGTGGGCTGAAGATCAGCCGCCTCGACAATCCGCTGCAGCACGGAATCGTCCCGCAACCAGTGCTGGCCGAAGCGCTTTCGGGCGTGGTGTCCGGAGAAAGCCATGGATCAACTGTGCATCAGCACAGCCGTTCCACATCCAGCCAACGAATCGTGCCGCGGGATGGCAGCAAAGGCACAAGAGCCAGCCTGACCCGCAACAGCTGATCGGCTGATGCCGGATGGGCAGCACGCCAACAGCTGATCGTGCGGGCCATGCGACGCCTTTTGGCGGGATGAAAAGCATCCAGGCCATGGCGATCACGGCTCCCAGATCGGCGCCCCTTGACCTCCACCACCAGCAAGGCGTTGTGTCGCATCAGCACCAGATCCAATTCGCCCCAGCGGCAGTGCCAGTTGCGATCCAGCAATCGCCATCCATGCGCTTCAAGCTGCTGCAGGGCCTGCTGCTCCGCCCAGCGACCGCTGTATTGCGACTTCACCGGCATCAACCATCACGTCTCGATCCAAACCATTCCCCCGATGAACGGTTCTAGGGTTCATTTGTGGTTGTTTCGATCATGCGCAGACGTTTCACGGCCATTTTGATCTCCCTGTTGCTGCTGACATGCCAGTGGCTGGCAGTAGCACCGGCTGATGCCGCCATCGATGTGGCCAAACAGGTGCTAATCGGTGCCGACTACGCCGACAAGGACCTGCGTGGAGCCACCTTCAACCTCAGCAACCTGCGCGAAGCCAACCTGTCCGGATCGGATCTCCGCGGAGCCAGCCTCTACGGCGCGAAGCTGCAGGACGCTGACCTCAGCGGCTCCGATCTGCGTGAAGCCACGCTCGATTCCGCCGTGATGACGGGTACCAATCTCTCGGATACCGTGCTGGAGGGAGCCTTCGCCTTCAACACCCGCTTCAAGGATGTGGTGATCACGGGAGCCGACTTCACGGATGTCCCCATGCGCGGGGACCAACTCAAAAGCCTCTGTGCCGTTGCCGATGGGACCAATTCCGTCACCGGCCGCAGCACCCGCGAGAGCCTCGGCTGCGCTTGAACCATGAGCTTTGATCCCCGCAGCCTCGAGCGCCTGCGTGAGTTGGGGCGTCAACTCCCCGCACGCCTGCCGGAACCGGAGAAGCCTTCCGCAGAGCCCAAAGCCAGCCAGGTGCGCCACCGCGTTGAAACCGAGAAGAACCCGGAGGAGCTCTTCCGCGAACTGATGAAGGCCAGCCAGGACGGCACCGTTCCTGAACACCTCATGGCCCGCCTCAAACAGCTGGAGGCCCAACGCAAACCATCGGGTCAAGTGGTGCCCTTCAACAGCGACACCGACGTCCCGGGGCTGGCCGCACCGGCCCACAGCCGGCCCGGACCTGGAAAAAACACCCAGCCCAAACGACCGAAGGTTGACCCAGGCAGCGAGGAGGAAAGCCTCTATGTGGCTTTCGGGCAGTTGCTGCTAGAGGACGACGGAGACGACGTTTGAACCCGGCCCGTTGCCGGATTCTTGCGGTGGGCAAAGTACGTCGCGGCTGGATTCAGGACGGTATTGAGCTCTACCTCAAACGCCTGCCTGGGTTGACCATCAACGAACTCCGGGACAGCAACCCAGACAAGGAAGCCGATGCCATCCGGGCGGCTCTACGACCCGACGAAACCATGATCGCCCTGATGGAACAGGGCGACACCCTGGCTTCGGTTCCCTTCGCGCGACGTCTGGAACAGTTCGGCAACGAGAGGCTGGCCTTTGTGATTGGTGGAGCCGATGGTCTGACCCCTGCACTCAAGGCACAGGCCCACTGGCGCCTGAGCCTCTCCCCAATGACCTTCCCCCACGAACTGGCGCGGCTGATGCTTGTCGAACAACTCTTCCGGGCCCAGGCGATTGTCCAGGGCAGCCCTTACCACCGCGCCTAGGGTTCCGCGATGGTCGCCGATCTCACGTCATCCCCCATGCGTCTGGCACTGCTGTCCCCGATCCATGGCCAGTCGATTGATCACATCGCCCGACAACTCGAGAACTATCGGGTGTTTCTTGCGCCGTTTGAGTTGCGTCATTATTTCCACGTGTCTCTGGAGAGTCACCCAGATCTCCAATCCGAGCTCACCGCCTTCGCCGAACGGGAGGGGCACAACATTGTCTTCACCAAACGAAGGCAGCCCACCTGGCGGCCTTGCACGGCCTACGCCCTGTGTGAACTGATCAAAACGGCGCTTTCCGATCAGCACATCCACGACAAGGTTCTCATTCACACCGATACAGACCTCCTGGTTTCCGCAAAAGCCAAAGACCAGCTCCAAAACCACCGCATTGGCTGCGGGAACAACTTTTTCAAATTCAGCAATGTCCGTTGGAAATGGACAGGAAAAGCGAAAGCAGATCCTCGACTTCAACACTTCATCCAAGAAATGCTGGATGGAGACCTTTCAAAACTCCGCAGCGGGAGAGTTTGCGGAGTATTCATGCCCTGGGCTGTCTTCCAGCTTTTTGGGGTCATGTTCAGATACTACTTTAAAGACGATTATTTCAAGAGAAAGCCCGAGCGTCATTGGCCAGTCACTGAAATCGCGATTCCCAGCATTCTTCATCTTTTAGAAGGTCAGGACGCTATCTTCTCGCCTCCCCTAATTGAAGTACCTAAAGACAAGAAAGTACCCCGCCACATGATCGATCGACTGCTTAAGAGAGGTGATCATTTCGGTCTCAAAAAAATTGCTCGTGATCCAAACAGTGATGCATTTCAGCACGTGCTGCGCTTACAGGCCCAAGCCGCAAAGGAGCTCTGACCGTGCTGCACGTCATCGACAACCTTCTGCCCGCCAGCGCCCTCCAGGACCTACGCGACCTCTGTGACATCCATGGGCGGATCAAGGAGGAGCACGACGGCGATGCTCAGTTCAGCTGGCGCCCCGAGACCGGATCTCCCCGCTCGATCCACGCACCTGCTCAGCAAGCCATCGTCGATCGCTACCTCGACGCAGCCCTTCTCCCCCTGGCAACACCGTTCGCCCCCCAGCGGGCCGGAGTCGAGTGGTGGTGCAACACCAACAACGATCTCGACTGGCACATCGACAAGGACGAACTGGAAGGCCAACGCAGCGGCCGTTTCCTGCTGCCCTTGCTGTCCACCGTGTTCTACCCCCACGTGAGCTGCGCTGGCGGCGAACTGCTGGTGGCCGACAACCCTCCGATCGAGAACGGATACCAGGGGCCCTTACCCACCTTCCACTCAGTGATCTCGATCCCACCGGTGGTGAACCGCCTGGTGCTCTTCTCGCCCGGGATCCTGCATCGGATCAACCCCTTCGAAGGCGAGCGCTATTCCGTGGCCGTGAACATCTGGGAGCAAGCGCCCCTCACCACAACGGCTGCAGAGCCACAGGCTTGAATTTTTCGATCGAAACCGTCCAGGCCCGCGGGGAGAAAGCCTGCAATCCCGCCTTGAACGCGGCCGTATCTCCCGTGTTCAACCAGTCCGCCTTGAGCCTGGGCACGTCCTCCGGCAGCCGCTCCATCGGCAGCTCCACCAGCAGCAGGCTGTCGGCTCCAGCCGCACGCTGCAGAACACCCTGATCACTGCGCTGCCACACCCGCAGCAGCAGCTCCAGCACAAGAGCATGGCCCAACGCCTCCGGAGCTTCCCCCTGCGGAGCCACCTCTTTCTGAGACCGTCCCCCCAGAGGCAGGGCGCGCTGGCCTCGCTGATCAATCAACGCCATGGCCACGAGGTAAGGGGAGTCAGCCAACACCAGATGTCGAAGGCCACCATCTTCACCGGGCCCTCCCCCATGACAAGCAGTACATGCGTACTATTTAGTCAGCTGTTGCTGCTGCCGTGGAGCTCCAACACAGTCCGCTGCCCCTGCAGCCCAAACGCAGTCGGCTCGCGCTTCCTCTGGCTGGGGAACGCATCGCCGCTGGCTTTCCGTCCCCCGCCGATGACTATGTCGATGTGGGGATCGACCTCAATGAACAACTGATCCGGCATCCCACCAGCACCTTTTTTCTGCATGTGAGCGGCAACTCCATGACCGATGCCGGCATCCATGACGGCGATCTCCTGGTGGTTGATCGCAGCCTCGACCCGCGACCGGGGAAGGTGGTCGTGGCTGTCCTTGACGGTGCATTCACCCTCAAGCGTCTGGTGCGCCATCGCGGCCGGTTGCGTCTGGAAGCTGCCCATCCGGACTATCCCCCCCTGGAGCTTCACCGCTGCAGCGAGGTGCAGATCTGGGGCGTCGCCATCCACGTGATCCATCCGCTCTGAAGCGACATCGCCATGCCTCAGGCCACGGCCCTGATCGATGGAAACAATTTCTATGCCTCCTGCGAGCAGAGCCTGGACCCGGCCCTGATCGGCCGCCCCGTGGTGGTGCTGTCCAACAACGACGGCTGCATCGTGGCGCGCAGCGCCGAAGCCCGTGCCCTGGGCCTCCGGATGGGAACGCCGTACTTCAAGGCGCGCCGGGAGCTTGAACAGCACAACGTTGTGGTGCGCAGTTCGAACTACGCCCTCTATGCCGACATGAGCCAGCGGATGATGAGCCTGCTGGAGGCCCACTGTGAAGAGCTGGAGGTGTATTCCATCGACGAAGCCTTCGGGCGGATTCGTCGTCCCAGCAATGGCGACCTGCAAGGTTGGGCCCGCCAGCTGCGGGCACGGGCCCGACAGAACCTCGGCATTCCGATTGCCATCGGCCTGGGAGCCAGCAAGGGGCAAGCCAAGCTGGCCAATCGTCTGGCCAAGCAGACGCCGGACCATGCGGGGGTGTTCGACCTCGGCCAATGCGACAACCCGGATCACTGGCTGGAAACGATTGCGATCGAGGATGTCTGGGGAATCGGTCGCCAATTGGCCCATTGGTGCCGCCTGCGGGGCATCAGCAACGCACGGCGCCTGCGGGACATGCCGAGTGGGGAGCTCCGCGCCAAATGCGGTGTGGTGGGTCTACGGCTGCAACGGGAACTGCGCGGCCACGCCTGCCTGCCACTGGACCTGGCGCCGGCACCGAAGCAGGAAACCTGCGTGAGCCGCAGTTTCAGCCGGCCCATCACCAGCCAGGAGGAGCTGCACCAGGCCATCGCCACCTACGTGGTGCGCGCCGCCGAGAAATTGCGCAAGCAACGGCAACGGGCGGCAACTCTCACCATCTACACCCGCACCAGCCCGTTTGCTCCCGGGTTTTACAGCCGAGCGGCCAGCACGCAGCTGGATCTCCCAAGCAATGACACGGCCGTGCTGCTGCAGGCGGCACAGCCCCTGGTGGCACGGATCTTCCGGCCCCACCGTCAACTGGCCAAGGCTGGCGTGCTGATGCAGCACCTGCAGAGCCACGACATC
It contains:
- a CDS encoding Y-family DNA polymerase — its product is MPQATALIDGNNFYASCEQSLDPALIGRPVVVLSNNDGCIVARSAEARALGLRMGTPYFKARRELEQHNVVVRSSNYALYADMSQRMMSLLEAHCEELEVYSIDEAFGRIRRPSNGDLQGWARQLRARARQNLGIPIAIGLGASKGQAKLANRLAKQTPDHAGVFDLGQCDNPDHWLETIAIEDVWGIGRQLAHWCRLRGISNARRLRDMPSGELRAKCGVVGLRLQRELRGHACLPLDLAPAPKQETCVSRSFSRPITSQEELHQAIATYVVRAAEKLRKQRQRAATLTIYTRTSPFAPGFYSRAASTQLDLPSNDTAVLLQAAQPLVARIFRPHRQLAKAGVLMQHLQSHDILQTHLMVPMSEEQQQKRECLMQTIDRINRRYGRGTLQWAGCGLQPSWLMRREQLSRAATTRLQDLPVVRA
- the rsmA gene encoding 16S rRNA (adenine(1518)-N(6)/adenine(1519)-N(6))-dimethyltransferase RsmA; translated protein: MAFSGHHARKRFGQHWLRDDSVLQRIVEAADLQPTDRVLEVGPGRGALTERLLAAGLKAVHAIELDRDLVAGLQERFEAQPGFSLHQGDVLEAPLELSDGRIADKVVANIPYNITGPLLERLVGRLDRPVDPPYQRLVLLVQKEVAQRIRARPGHSSFSALSVRMQLLARCRSVCPVPPRCFQPPPKVQSEVICLEPLPASERVEPALAVRVESLLKQAFLARRKMLRNSLAGVAEPDCLQALAVTAGFSLQQRPQELAPATWVALARGLNQGD
- the ispE gene encoding 4-(cytidine 5'-diphospho)-2-C-methyl-D-erythritol kinase, whose translation is MISVTAPAKVNLHLEVLGLRSDGFHELAMVMQSIDLSDRLSFENTADAQLSLSCDDPNLSVGDDNLILRAARLLRDRSGFSELGASIHLEKHIPIGAGLAGGSSDGAAALVGLNALWGLGHSPAELECMAAELGSDMPFCVAGGCQLCFGRGEHLEALPATLQSLAVLLVKDPTVSVSTPWAYKRCRELNQSHYLAGEAAFEQRRQALRSADWLRPLRSDLPPPLRNDLQEVVAPQTAAVRSALDLLKSIPHSLAVAMSGSGPSCFALFSDLASCRQAQDQFAPQLDRAGLKAWSCALRGDGVRIEA
- a CDS encoding pentapeptide repeat-containing protein encodes the protein MRRRFTAILISLLLLTCQWLAVAPADAAIDVAKQVLIGADYADKDLRGATFNLSNLREANLSGSDLRGASLYGAKLQDADLSGSDLREATLDSAVMTGTNLSDTVLEGAFAFNTRFKDVVITGADFTDVPMRGDQLKSLCAVADGTNSVTGRSTRESLGCA
- a CDS encoding DUF3082 domain-containing protein codes for the protein MTDVLPPESPEPRDPRKGPLSFLSGALTAGLLAWLALGLSRRMVVYFAVHPPHYSSPIAQNIAVTLKTLLVGLSFLATFSTGFVALGLTLVFLRSLFTARDQNPA
- the secD gene encoding protein translocase subunit SecD, which produces MARYQGWFALVLALAIAAGMFLVRTPLELGLDLRGGSQLTVEVMPAGEITRVGSEEMEAVKAVLDRRVNGLGVAESTLQTVGESQLVLQLPGEQDPTAAARVLGDTALLEFRAQKPDTEAEFRGLRQLRSQVEAILRLREDQIRRGETPEPLDLDQLKSTQETLGLDGQANSEEEQLRELLNKVDSDLLTMLEPAALTGKQLVTAGRQPLQNNPNSWEVTLNFDAEGAEAFADLTKSIAGTDRLLAITLDDQLISAASVGPQFKSAGISGGAATISGNFSAESARELEVKLRGGSLPLPVEIIEVRTIGPTLGAENIRRSLVAALSGLALVAVFMVVAYRLPGAVAVMALSLYALFNLAVYALIPVTLTLPGIAGFILSIGMAVDANVLIFERIKDELRRGNTLIRSIDTGFSEAFSSIVDGHLTTLISCAALFFLGTGLVKGFAATLGIGVLLSLFTALTCTRTLLRFLMGYAGLRRANNFLPARQLPSPTA
- a CDS encoding 23S rRNA (pseudouridine(1915)-N(3))-methyltransferase RlmH; this translates as MNPARCRILAVGKVRRGWIQDGIELYLKRLPGLTINELRDSNPDKEADAIRAALRPDETMIALMEQGDTLASVPFARRLEQFGNERLAFVIGGADGLTPALKAQAHWRLSLSPMTFPHELARLMLVEQLFRAQAIVQGSPYHRA
- a CDS encoding YraN family protein, encoding MPVKSQYSGRWAEQQALQQLEAHGWRLLDRNWHCRWGELDLVLMRHNALLVVEVKGRRSGSRDRHGLDAFHPAKRRRMARTISCWRAAHPASADQLLRVRLALVPLLPSRGTIRWLDVERLC
- a CDS encoding 2OG-Fe(II) oxygenase, coding for MLHVIDNLLPASALQDLRDLCDIHGRIKEEHDGDAQFSWRPETGSPRSIHAPAQQAIVDRYLDAALLPLATPFAPQRAGVEWWCNTNNDLDWHIDKDELEGQRSGRFLLPLLSTVFYPHVSCAGGELLVADNPPIENGYQGPLPTFHSVISIPPVVNRLVLFSPGILHRINPFEGERYSVAVNIWEQAPLTTTAAEPQA
- a CDS encoding LexA family transcriptional regulator encodes the protein MELQHSPLPLQPKRSRLALPLAGERIAAGFPSPADDYVDVGIDLNEQLIRHPTSTFFLHVSGNSMTDAGIHDGDLLVVDRSLDPRPGKVVVAVLDGAFTLKRLVRHRGRLRLEAAHPDYPPLELHRCSEVQIWGVAIHVIHPL
- a CDS encoding pyruvate dehydrogenase complex E1 component subunit beta; its protein translation is MAGTLLFNALREAIDEEMGRDPHVCVMGEDVGHYGGSYKVTKDLAEKYGDLRVLDTPIAENGFTGMAVGAAMTGLRPIVEGMNMGFLLLAFNQISNNMGMLRYTSGGNFTIPTVVRGPGGVGRQLGAEHSQRLEAYFHAVPGIKIVACSTPTNAKGLMKAAIRDNNPVLFFEHVLLYNLSEELPEGDYICALDQADLVKEGTDVTILTYSRMRHHCLKAVEQLQAEGVSVELIDLISLKPFDMETISRSIRKTNKVIVVEECMKTGGIGAELIALITEQCFDDLDARPVRLSSQDIPTPYNGSLENLTIIQPHQIVEAAQALVNKGI